A window of the Gasterosteus aculeatus chromosome 21, fGasAcu3.hap1.1, whole genome shotgun sequence genome harbors these coding sequences:
- the prlh2 gene encoding prolactin releasing hormone 2, with translation MLPSGAVDVRRCVLTSRWLPAALLLLLLLSSSLSRAHSTTMEHDFHIVHNVDNRSPEIDPFWYVGRGVRPIGRFGKRHGPGEAVGSRGVQPVLRALGLVVNSLRNKDNFGKVPDREDRDWLP, from the exons ATGCTGCCGAGTGGAGCGGTCGATGTCCGGCGCTGCGTGCTGACGAGCCGCTGGCTGCCcgcagctctgctgctgctcctcctcctctcctccagcctcaGCCGCGCTCACAGCACCACGATGGAGCACGACTTCCACATCGTCCACAATGTCGACAACAGAA GTCCAGAGATAGACCCCTTCTGGTACGTGGGACGCGGGGTGAGACCCATCGGGCGCTTCGGGAAGAGGCACGGACCCGGGGAGGCCGTGGGCAGCAGAGGGGTGCAACCTGTCCTCAGGGCTTTAGGACTGGTGGTCAACAGCCTCAGAAACAAGGACAACTTTGGGAAAGTGCCGGACAGGGAGGACAGGGATTGGTTACCATGA
- the shrprbck1r gene encoding ranBP-type and C3HC4-type zinc finger-containing protein 1: protein MSLTSGGWTQAPGCGPERPAALPAPCGASGSLLGCQTVLMSVRVSVCHSGIRPLCLPGAGDESLRLQLSMDPGKSGEFRLTLQDGGGTGRSVTIAEFDLRTVKYEVKSPKSHELSLAAPPHDRISFNFRCEQEAQEWATVVISALSEARRVAPQENDPQPPLEGLHRHSTLTLQQKEDTCIELTRAIEAGDTQSASDFAATLARQRAALKIQPSAKDYEDTEINLAVAVEDSSSSCCVTVKVSPHMTTAALKQQMFLEYGFHPRVQRWVIGQCLCTDQRSLASYGVRQDGDTAFLYLLSARHARLTFQVLQRDQESALLLGPPSLSLPGPHLAATAANGAPSPARRPYATLPPRLHNSSNTEMVSGGSERGNVHEIRDLINLEMPQLNKALTPKTASIQGWSCPSCTYINKPTRPGCEICSTNRPDSYVIPGGYRPDALELRRIQQEKEAVRQYQQAREKERGENFARLVMMDGRDLLPNPESVDCRICYVDLKPGEGVLLRECLHCFCRECLCSVIMLSEEPEVACPYRDDTYSCTCSLQEREIRALVPAEEYERWLQRGLSVAESRCEGSYHCATPDCPGWCVYEDTVNVFHCPVCRKHNCLICKSIHEGMNCKQYQDDLAARAMNDSAARRTTHLLKTLVQSGEAMHCPQCGIIVQKRDGCDWLRCTVCHIEICWVTRGPRWGPTGPGDTSGGCRCNVNNQKCHPKCQNCH from the exons ATGTCGCTGACTTCAGGCGGCTGGACTCAAGCCCCCGGGTGCGGACCGGAGCGCCCCGCCGCCCTCCCCGCGCCCTGCGGGGCCTCGGGCTCGCTACTCGGCTGCCAGACCGTGCTCATGTCGGTGCGGGTGTCGGTGTGCCACTCCGGTATCCGGCCGCTGTGTCTTCCGGGAGCCGGCGATGAGTCACTCCGCCTGCAGCTGAGCATGGACCCGGGAAAGTCCGGGGAATTCCGGCTGACGTTACAGGACGGCGGCGGCACCGGCCGCAGCGTG ACCATTGCTGAGTTCGATTTGAGGACGGTAAAATATGAGGTGAAGTCACCGAAGTCCCACGAGCTGAGTTTGGCGGCGCCTCCACACGACCGCATCAGCTTCAACTTCCGCTGCGAGCAGGAGGCCCAGGAGTGGGCTACGGTGGTGATTTCTGCCCTGAGTGAAGCACGCAGAG TCGCTCCTCAAGAAAATGATCCACAGCCCCCCCTAGAGGGTCTCCATCGTCATAGCACCCTCACCTTGCAACAAAAAG AGGATACTTGCATAGAGTTGACCCGAGCCATAGAAGCAGGCGACACGCAATCTGCTTCTGACTTTGCTGCCACACTCGCCCGACAACGTGCCGCGCTCAAGATTCAGCCGTCCGCCAAAGACTATGAAGACACAGAAATCAA CTTGGCTGTTGCAGTTGAGGATTCATCTTCGTCCTGTTGTGTCACTGTGAAAGTCTCCCCGCACATGACTACCGCAGCACTTAAACAGCAG ATGTTTCTTGAGTATGGCTTCCACCCGCGGGTGCAGCGCTGGGTGATTGGCCAGTGTCTGTGCACCGACCAGCGCTCTCTGGCTTCATACGGCGTTCGTCAGGACGGGGACACGGCCTTCCTGTACCTCCTGTCAGCCCGCCACGCTCGCTTGACCTTCCAAGTCCTCCAGCGGGACCAGGAGAGTGCCCTCCTCCTCGGCCCCCCGTCCCTGTCTCTCCCCGGCCCTCACCTCGCTGCTACCGCTGCAAACGGCGCCCCGTCCCCGGCCCGGAGGCCTTACGCCACCCTGCCTCCGAGGctccacaacagcagcaacactg aaaTGGTTTCAGGTGGGTCAGAGAGAGGAAATGTCCATGAGATCAGAGATCTCATCAACCTGGAGATGCCTCAACTCAACAAAGCACTGACTCCCAAAACAGCCTCCATACAG GGTTGGTCGTGTCCTTCTTGCACTTACATCAACAAACCCACCCGGCCGGGCTGTGAGATCTGCAGTACAAACCGCCCGGACAGCTACGTCATCCCTGGCGGATACCGACCAGACGCACTGGAACTCCGACGCAtccagcaggagaaggaggctgTCAGACAGTACCAGCAG GCAAGGGAAAAGGAGCGCGGGGAGAATTTCGCCCGGCTAGTGATGATGGATGGCCGCGACCTGCTGCCTAACCCGGAGTCCGTGGACTGCAGGATCTGCTACGTGGACCTGAAGCCCGGAGAGGGCGTCCTCCTCAGGGAGTGCCTCCACTGCTTCTGCAG AGAGTGCTTATGTTCGGTCATCATGCTGAGTGAGGAGCCGGAGGTGGCCTGTCCCTATAGAGACGACACGTATTCCTGCACGTGCTccctgcaggagagggagatCAGGGCC TTGGTGCCAGCAGAGGAGTATGAGCGCTGGCTGCAAAGAGGTCTGTCGGTGGCCGAGTCCCGGTGTGAGGGCAGCTACCACTGCGCCACCCCCGACTGTCCGGGCTGGTGTGTGTACGAGGACACGGTCAATGTCTTCCACTGCCCCGTCTGCAGGAAACACAACTGCCTGATTTGCAAG TCTATCCACGAGGGAATGAACTGTAAGCAGTACCAGGACGATCTTGCAGCCCGTGCTATGAATGACTCCGCTGCCAGGAGGACGACACATCTACTCAAG ACTCTTGTGCAGTCAGGTGAGGCCATGCACTGTCCCCAGTGTGGCATCATTGTGCAGAAGAGAGATGGATGCGATTGGCTGCGCTGCACTGTCTGTCACATTGAGATCTGCTGGGTAACGAGAGGACCCCGCTGGGGACCTACG GGTCCAGGAGACACTAGCGGAGGATGTCGCTGCAACGTCAACAATCAGAAATGCCATCCGAAATGCCAAAACTGCCACTGA
- the c1qtnf9 gene encoding complement C1q and tumor necrosis factor-related protein 9A, which translates to MLQIRVKVALLLLLLAVRGVAQQDTQNKGCVCGHPGIPGDPGHNGTPGRDGRDGLRGDKGDHGQVGPIGSAGRDGHKGDKGELGAVGQAGLKGKRGENGERGPPGKMGPQGVQGTMGLNGSKGELGLPGPQGPKGDLGPLGPEGPKGETGLRGDRGIQGPLGPPGKIGPKGEIGITGYKGNIGYRGERGARGEQGDKGDKGDAFVISKSAFTVGLTAQSKLPAANAPIRFDKIIYNEQNHYDAQTGRFTCSAAGAYFFTYHITVFARNVKVALVKNGVKIIHTTDNYQSSEDQAAGGAVLHLSEGDKVWLQVAGGELFNGLFADEDDDTTFSGFLIFMA; encoded by the exons ATGTTGCAGATCAGGGTTAAAGTCGCTCTCTTGCTTCTGCTATTGGCGGTCCGGGGTGTTGCACAGCAAGACACCCAGAATAAagggtgtgtttgtggacaCCCTGGAATACCAGGGGACCCTGGACACAATGGGACACCCGGACGAGACGGCAGAGATGGACTCAGAGGGGACAAAGGTGATCATG GTCAAGTTGGCCCTATTGGATCAGCAGGCCGTGACGGCCACAAGGGAGACAAAGGGGAACTCG GTGCAGTTGGCCAAGCAGGGCTCAAggggaaaaggggagaaaatgGAGAACGGGGGCCGCCTGGGAAAATGGGGCCCCAGGGAGTCCAAGGGACCATGGGGCTCAATGGAAGTAAGGGTGAGCTTGGGCTACCTGGACCCCAAGGACCTAAGGGAGATTTGGGCCCCCTTGGACCAGAGGGTCCAAAGGGGGAGACTGGCCTTCGAGGTGACAGAGGCATTCAGGGTCCTTTGGGGCCTCCTGGGAAGATAGGGCCTAAGGGGGAAATCGGTATCACTGGTTACAAAGGCAATATTGGTTATCgtggtgagagaggagctcgagGGGAGCAAGGGGACAAGGGTGATAAGGGAGATGCATTCGTTATCTCAAAAAGTGCCTTCACCGTGGGACTCACAGCGCAGAGTAAACTGCCGGCAGCTAACGCACCGATCCGGTTCGATAAGATCATCTACAATGAACAGAATCACTACGACGCACAAACAGGGAGATTCACATGCTCCGCAGCAGGAGCCTATTTCTTCACCTACCACATCACCGTCTTCGCCAGGAACGTCAAGGTGGCTCTGGTGAAGAATGGTGTAAAAATAATCCACACCACAGATAACTACCAGAGCAGCGAGGATCaggcagcagggggcgctgtgcTGCACCTGTCTGAGGGGGACAAGGTCTGGCTGCAGGTGGCTGGAGGAGAGCTGTTCAATGGGCTCTTTgccgatgaagatgatgatacCACTTTCTCTGGGTTCTTGATCTTCATGGCTTGA